A stretch of the Tannerella serpentiformis genome encodes the following:
- the rd gene encoding rubredoxin, with protein MRKYRCTVCDYIYDPEVGDPDGGIDPGTAFEEIPDDWVCPLCGVGKEDFEPV; from the coding sequence ATGAGAAAGTACAGATGTACCGTATGCGACTACATTTATGATCCCGAGGTAGGCGATCCGGACGGCGGAATCGACCCGGGAACGGCGTTTGAAGAGATCCCCGACGATTGGGTTTGCCCCCTCTGTGGTGTCGGTAAGGAAGATTTCGAACCGGTATAA
- a CDS encoding AMP-binding protein: protein MNNQDRFLGLIEDSIKAHWDFPALTDHQGVTYYYKDMAAEMARLHLLLEHAGVRKGDRVALIGRNSSRWVIAFFGILTYGAVATPILHDFHPENVHHIVCHSESKVLLAASASWEKLSADAMPDLTAALLLEDWSVVLSRHPGIDRLRERLETDFAERYSPLFTADSLHVHIEQPDEMAILNYTSGTTGYSKGVMLPYRSLWSNTRFAADHLSFIKAGDHFVCMLPMAHMYGLAFEIMNGINKGCHIHFLPRVPNPKVVIDTFTAVRPRLIIAVPLIIEKIVRTRIFPEINKPTTRLLRSLPGIGRLIDRRICKALSAAFGSDFSEIVIGGAAINKEVEQFLHRIGFRYTVGYGMTECGPLISYEYWKTYRTGSVGRAVDRMEVRIDSPDPENTAGEIQVRSMNVMLGYYKNPDATAAAMTPDGWLKTGDLGVIDRDGFIFIRGRSKTMILSSNGQNIYPEEIESILGTLPYVTESLIVQRPEGLVALIIPDRDRAEKDGLDAAALQATMTDNLRQLNSRIPKYCNVSAVELRDEPFEKTPKQSIKRYLYK from the coding sequence ATGAACAATCAGGATCGCTTCTTAGGGCTTATTGAAGACAGCATCAAGGCCCACTGGGATTTTCCCGCACTCACCGACCATCAGGGTGTAACCTACTACTACAAAGACATGGCCGCCGAAATGGCCCGCCTACACCTCCTGCTCGAACATGCCGGCGTACGTAAGGGCGATCGCGTAGCCCTCATCGGACGCAACTCCTCGCGCTGGGTCATCGCCTTCTTCGGCATCCTTACCTATGGTGCCGTGGCTACGCCCATCCTCCACGACTTCCATCCCGAGAATGTGCATCACATCGTCTGCCACTCCGAGTCGAAAGTCCTGCTGGCCGCCTCCGCCAGCTGGGAGAAGCTCTCGGCCGACGCCATGCCCGACCTCACGGCCGCCCTCCTCTTGGAGGACTGGAGCGTGGTCCTCAGTCGCCACCCGGGCATTGACCGCCTCCGCGAACGCCTCGAAACGGACTTCGCCGAACGTTACTCTCCCCTCTTCACGGCCGACAGCCTGCATGTGCACATCGAACAGCCTGACGAGATGGCCATCCTTAACTACACCTCCGGCACCACGGGATACTCCAAAGGCGTCATGCTGCCCTACCGCAGCCTCTGGAGCAACACGCGCTTCGCGGCCGACCATCTGAGCTTCATCAAGGCCGGCGATCACTTCGTCTGCATGCTCCCCATGGCCCACATGTATGGCCTGGCCTTCGAGATTATGAATGGCATCAACAAGGGTTGCCACATCCACTTCCTGCCGCGCGTGCCCAACCCCAAGGTGGTCATTGACACCTTTACCGCCGTCCGCCCGCGACTCATCATCGCCGTGCCCCTGATCATCGAAAAGATCGTCCGCACACGCATCTTCCCTGAGATCAACAAACCCACGACACGCCTCCTGCGCAGCCTGCCCGGCATCGGTCGCCTCATCGATCGACGCATCTGCAAGGCCCTCAGCGCAGCCTTCGGTAGCGACTTCTCCGAGATTGTCATCGGTGGCGCGGCTATCAATAAGGAGGTCGAACAGTTCCTGCATCGCATCGGCTTCCGCTATACCGTAGGCTACGGCATGACCGAGTGCGGTCCGCTCATCTCTTACGAATACTGGAAGACGTACCGCACCGGCTCTGTCGGCCGCGCGGTCGACCGCATGGAGGTGCGTATCGACTCACCCGATCCGGAGAACACCGCCGGCGAGATTCAGGTGCGCAGCATGAACGTCATGCTCGGTTACTACAAGAATCCGGACGCTACGGCCGCCGCCATGACGCCCGACGGATGGCTTAAGACGGGCGACTTGGGCGTGATCGACCGTGACGGATTCATCTTCATTCGCGGCCGCAGCAAGACAATGATCCTTAGCTCCAACGGTCAGAACATCTACCCCGAGGAGATCGAAAGCATCCTCGGCACCTTGCCCTACGTCACCGAGTCGCTCATCGTGCAACGCCCCGAGGGGCTCGTCGCCCTCATCATTCCCGACCGCGACCGCGCCGAGAAGGACGGCCTCGACGCCGCTGCTCTTCAGGCCACCATGACCGACAACCTGCGTCAGCTCAATAGTCGCATCCCCAAGTACTGCAACGTCTCCGCCGTCGAGCTCCGCGATGAGCCCTTCGAGAAGACGCCCAAGCAGAGCATCAAGCGATACCTGTACAAGTAA